From one Pseudactinotalea sp. HY158 genomic stretch:
- a CDS encoding PTS glucose transporter subunit IIA: protein MIAVLAPLAGEIVALASVPDTVFAEELVGPGRAIDPARSAGAAGEGAISVLAPVDGRVAVLHPHAFVIESGDAGILVHLGIDTVTLGGGPFRAHTAVGADVRAGDPLITWDLSALGALSPLVPVIALGAARVEQPAAPGTAVGPGERLFTLA from the coding sequence ATGATCGCTGTACTCGCCCCGCTCGCCGGGGAGATCGTGGCGCTCGCGTCGGTGCCCGACACGGTCTTCGCCGAGGAACTGGTCGGCCCGGGCCGCGCGATCGATCCGGCCCGGTCCGCCGGCGCGGCGGGCGAGGGCGCGATCTCGGTGCTCGCCCCCGTCGACGGGCGGGTCGCCGTGCTCCACCCGCACGCGTTCGTGATCGAGAGCGGCGACGCGGGCATCCTCGTGCACCTGGGCATCGACACCGTGACCCTGGGCGGCGGCCCGTTCCGGGCGCACACCGCCGTCGGGGCCGACGTGCGCGCCGGCGACCCGCTCATCACGTGGGACCTGTCCGCCCTGGGAGCGCTCAGCCCGCTCGTGCCCGTGATCGCGCTCGGCGCCGCCCGGGTCGAGCAGCCCGCCGCACCCGGGACCGCGGTGGGCCCGGGGGAGCGGCTCTTCACGCTCGCGTGA
- a CDS encoding glucose PTS transporter subunit EIIB codes for MSKAEEILAALGGSTNVVELEPCITRLRVEVTDPGLVNEDALRASGAFGVVRSGRVVQVVVGPEADVLAENVRALRS; via the coding sequence GTGAGTAAGGCGGAAGAGATCCTCGCGGCTCTTGGCGGAAGCACCAACGTGGTGGAGCTCGAACCGTGCATCACACGGCTGCGCGTGGAGGTGACGGACCCGGGCCTCGTGAACGAGGACGCCCTGCGCGCCAGCGGCGCCTTCGGCGTGGTCCGTTCAGGGCGGGTGGTGCAGGTCGTCGTCGGCCCCGAGGCCGACGTGCTCGCCGAGAACGTGCGGGCGCTGCGGAGCTGA
- a CDS encoding ATP-binding cassette domain-containing protein yields the protein MSNSTTVLGPLLQARKVSKRFGGLQALAEVDLEVRQGEHVALVGDNGAGKSTLVKILTGADTPDRGQVWFGGNIVHFHSPLDARRAGIETVYQTLALAEHLDVAANLFLGREEYRLRLGPFSVLNVKSMRSKARDILATTGVQIPDLHAPVLGMSGGQRQGVAIARAAGWGSRIIVLDEPTAALGVQETAKVEEIIRGLKRQGIAMLMISHNLRQVFDLVDTVWVLRHGRMVGHLETRDTKPEEVVAMITGVHEATGTDFA from the coding sequence ATGTCCAATAGCACCACGGTGCTCGGACCCCTCCTGCAGGCGCGCAAGGTGAGCAAGCGCTTCGGCGGCCTGCAGGCGCTGGCCGAGGTCGACCTTGAGGTCCGTCAGGGCGAGCACGTCGCGCTGGTGGGCGACAACGGGGCCGGGAAGTCGACGCTGGTCAAGATCCTGACCGGCGCCGACACCCCCGACCGTGGGCAGGTGTGGTTCGGCGGCAACATCGTGCACTTCCACTCGCCCCTCGACGCCCGCAGGGCCGGCATCGAGACCGTGTATCAGACGCTGGCCCTGGCGGAGCACCTCGACGTGGCGGCCAACCTCTTCCTCGGCCGGGAGGAGTACCGGCTGCGGCTGGGCCCGTTCAGCGTCCTCAACGTCAAGTCGATGCGCTCCAAGGCCCGCGACATCCTGGCCACGACCGGCGTGCAGATCCCCGATCTTCACGCGCCGGTGCTCGGCATGTCGGGCGGGCAGCGGCAGGGCGTGGCGATCGCGCGCGCGGCGGGGTGGGGCTCGCGCATCATCGTGCTCGACGAGCCGACCGCGGCCCTGGGCGTGCAGGAGACCGCGAAGGTCGAGGAGATCATCCGCGGCCTCAAGCGTCAGGGGATCGCCATGCTGATGATCAGCCACAACCTGCGCCAGGTATTCGACCTGGTGGACACGGTGTGGGTGCTGCGGCACGGCCGCATGGTCGGGCACCTGGAGACCCGGGACACGAAACCCGAGGAGGTCGTTGCGATGATCACCGGCGTGCACGAGGCCACCGGGACCGACTTCGCCTGA
- a CDS encoding substrate-binding domain-containing protein → MVLCSCGCLATPITAGPRALTRLRRAGHFHHEPRRADNIAGAKHVAKLMNQYLDGKGTVALIEFQPGSMTNDQRKKGFTTGLKDYPGLELVADQADGSDANKALTVANNILTAHPDLDGIFGSNEPSVIGASQAVKQRGLSGKITLVGWDAAPDEVKSLGTGEISALIVQNPFRMGFDSVVAMVQHIRNGVEVKSEDTGIYAVTTDNMNEEKYQAILDPSCSNPPLPDDDPWLQYVQ, encoded by the coding sequence GTGGTCCTCTGCTCTTGTGGATGTCTCGCAACACCCATCACAGCAGGACCACGAGCCCTCACACGCCTACGACGCGCGGGCCACTTTCACCACGAACCACGAAGAGCCGACAACATCGCCGGCGCCAAGCACGTGGCCAAGTTGATGAATCAGTACCTGGATGGCAAGGGAACGGTCGCCCTCATCGAGTTCCAGCCCGGGTCGATGACCAACGACCAGCGCAAGAAGGGCTTCACCACCGGCCTGAAGGACTACCCGGGTCTCGAACTCGTGGCCGACCAGGCCGACGGGAGTGACGCCAACAAGGCCCTGACGGTCGCGAACAACATCCTCACCGCCCATCCCGACCTCGACGGCATCTTCGGATCGAATGAGCCGTCCGTGATCGGAGCCTCGCAGGCCGTGAAGCAGCGCGGGCTCAGCGGCAAGATCACGCTCGTCGGCTGGGACGCCGCGCCGGACGAGGTCAAGTCGCTCGGCACCGGCGAGATCAGCGCCCTGATCGTTCAGAACCCGTTCCGCATGGGCTTCGACTCGGTCGTGGCCATGGTGCAGCACATCCGCAACGGCGTCGAGGTCAAGAGCGAGGACACCGGAATCTACGCCGTCACGACCGACAACATGAACGAGGAGAAGTATCAGGCCATCCTCGATCCGAGTTGTTCGAACCCGCCGTTGCCCGACGACGACCCCTGGTTGCAGTATGTCCAATAG